From a single Nocardioides panacis genomic region:
- the rpsJ gene encoding 30S ribosomal protein S10, translating to MAGQKIRIRLKAYDHEVIDTSARKIVDTVTRTGAKVAGPVPLPTEKNVYCVIRSPHKYKDSREHFEMRTHKRLIDIIDPTPKTVDSLMRLDLPAGVDIEIKL from the coding sequence ATGGCGGGACAAAAGATCCGCATCCGGCTCAAGGCCTACGACCACGAGGTGATCGACACCTCGGCGCGCAAGATCGTTGACACGGTCACCCGAACGGGCGCGAAGGTTGCCGGCCCTGTGCCACTGCCGACAGAGAAGAACGTCTACTGCGTCATCCGCTCGCCCCACAAGTACAAGGACAGCCGCGAGCACTTCGAGATGCGCACCCACAAGCGTCTGATCGACATCATCGATCCGACACCGAAGACGGTCGACTCGCTGATGCGTCTCGACCTGCCTGCCGGTGTCGACATCGAGATCAAGCTCTGA
- a CDS encoding AAA family ATPase → MSGYVVDIARATRVSPSLSLGVSPRGATALLRTSRAWAWLQGRTFVTPDDVKALAGATLAHRLGLRPEAELEGVSVGQVLQSAVDSVPVPR, encoded by the coding sequence GTGTCCGGCTACGTCGTCGACATCGCCCGCGCCACCCGGGTCTCCCCGTCGCTGAGCCTCGGCGTCAGCCCCCGCGGCGCCACCGCGCTGCTGCGCACCAGCCGCGCCTGGGCCTGGCTGCAGGGCCGGACGTTCGTGACCCCCGACGACGTCAAGGCGCTCGCCGGTGCCACCCTCGCCCACCGGCTCGGGCTGCGCCCCGAGGCCGAGCTCGAGGGCGTGTCGGTGGGCCAGGTGCTGCAGAGCGCCGTCGACTCGGTGCCCGTCCCGCGATGA
- the rplC gene encoding 50S ribosomal protein L3 — protein sequence MSTLERNVRGLLGTKLGMTQTWDENNRVVPVTVVAAGTNVVTQVRHPETDGYNAVQIGFGEIEGRKVSKPKAGHFEKAGVTPRRHLLEIRTADAASYSVGQELSPELFSAGEEVDVTGTSKGKGYAGVMKRHGFHGSRASHGAHRNHRSPGSIGGCATPGRVFKGMKMAGRMGGDTVTTQNVTVHAIDVENGLILLKGAVPGPKGGLVVVRSSAKARTDREVTA from the coding sequence ATGAGCACTCTTGAGAGAAACGTCCGTGGGCTGCTGGGCACCAAGCTCGGCATGACCCAGACCTGGGACGAGAACAACCGCGTCGTGCCTGTGACTGTCGTCGCAGCCGGCACCAACGTGGTCACGCAGGTCCGCCACCCCGAGACCGACGGCTACAACGCCGTCCAGATCGGGTTCGGCGAGATCGAGGGCCGCAAGGTGTCCAAGCCGAAGGCGGGCCACTTCGAGAAGGCCGGCGTCACGCCGCGCCGCCACCTGCTGGAGATCCGGACGGCTGACGCCGCGTCGTACTCCGTCGGCCAGGAGCTCAGCCCCGAGCTGTTCTCCGCCGGCGAAGAGGTCGACGTCACCGGGACCAGCAAGGGCAAGGGGTACGCCGGTGTCATGAAGCGTCACGGCTTCCACGGCTCCCGCGCCTCGCACGGTGCGCACCGCAACCACCGCTCCCCGGGCTCCATCGGCGGCTGCGCCACGCCCGGTCGCGTCTTCAAGGGCATGAAGATGGCCGGCCGCATGGGTGGCGACACCGTCACCACCCAGAACGTCACCGTCCACGCCATCGACGTCGAGAACGGCCTGATCCTGCTCAAGGGTGCCGTTCCCGGCCCCAAGGGTGGTCTCGTGGTCGTCCGTTCCTCGGCCAAGGCCCGCACCGACAGGGAGGTCACCGCATGA